CtcttattctttatttttttcctaatttacaTCGTTTTGTAGGAAACATTTAACGCGGTTATACTTATCAGAGGAATACATATTGTTAAGTTGTAAAttctcattttcttattttgttgcTGTATTTCATGGCGATAAGGTTATACCAGAACAAGTTACGAGTGTTGGGCATGTTGTTATGCGGAAATTTAAGCACCTCATCGATGGCAAGTTTCATTACTGGCTCAAGGACGACAAACCGGACGAGACCCAACCACCCTACGAGGAGCCTGaataaatttgtgaattttttaaaaaatcagtgAACCAATTCCATCATGGGAATTACGAATCAAATGTATATGGATATTTTTTAGAAGAATGcagattaatttttatttccaaatgtATTTAAGACACATTTCAAATAATGGCAATTTGTTTGTtaggttgtttgtttgtttgtttttaaaccCTTTCTCTAggatctcatcagtaattctttttactatctgccatacaattccaatcatgttagtttggagaatttggtatgggatCAATTAATGATCCCCTAATCgatatgtttctttattctcaacactggtctgcttgatactgttttgaaaatacgaggagaaattctgtcttggtcacttatgggagttaaagggttaaggatacACATAGGTCTTCCAGGTTTTTGTAGATCGGTAAcataaaatggaagaaaataaagaagaaacttCATTGAATCAGCTGATAGTCGCATGTATgtcagccaaaaaaaaaagcttaatttGTTTCGTTGGGATCCTCTTGGAAAAGGTCAGGTGACAAATGACcaaagacaaagaaatatttgaattttgaaagaGATGTTATATTAATATCATTTATTAAGAGGGGATTTAGAGTTCCCTGATGtattttataaattgttttatttatacgatcaataaaattttaaagtttaaggTGGTCTTGTTGTCCTTGTCTGGGAGCGATTGTTCCGTGGTAGTGATCGAGAATGTACTCTTGTCAACATCCAGAATTCCCTGCGCGCATTTTGGTCACCTGATATatttcccgcgctttttcaCACGTGAGTCTGTTGTTCGTGTTGGAAGAAGAGAATCAAAATGTCTGCACCTTCTACACCGAGAGGAAGAAAGCGCTCTAGAGGAAGCCCTCCGCGTGAGTATATCCttattaatgttattattatttcctttgttgATTTCTCTGCCCTGATTTTACATCATGCTTTCTCTCATTCAATTTTTACGTCGAAAAAGTGTCGATCTGTTTTGCACTCGGGTCCATCGAAATTACCTTGACCGATGTCAACCTCTTGGAACTTTGCTCGTCAATATGTGGATAAATTTGATTACCTTTTCATCTTGAATGaatacctgaaaaaaaagaaactcattGACGTAGGTTGATCATGCATCAGGGAAGGATGAAAGAAATATGTAACCTTTTTTGCACATTTATGATTAATTATGCCGAGCTCCGATGGATAAATGTTTTACGATTTTGTCAGCTTATTTTTCTAAGCCATTATTCGGCACGTGCTGGTGTCAATAGCCATTTTTTTCTCGCTAAGTTTTATTAACGTATTATCTCGGAACCGAATCGTAAGAAGTGGTTCCTGATGCCTTGCATTGGTCATTTCCTTCTCACCACGCCGCCAGCAATCGGCACAATTCAAGTTCGCTCTGTATTAATTACCAAGGCTTTAACTAAGACCCATGAAAGTCAACCGAGTGCTTGTTGATGCGAGAGCAGTATTCCATCAAGAAAGGATAAACTGAGAAAGTTTGATCCCTCAGTTTTGATGTCGTAATTTTCTGTTCATGTAGCATCTGATGCTTCTACAACCAGTACGCGTAGTACTCGCAGCAACCGCAGGGGCTCAAGGGCAACATCTCCAACAGCTGCTCCTGCAGTGTCACCCCCATCTCAACGACGACGAGTAGATGAACCGTCATCCCCTCTCCCATTAGCACCTACCTCACCATCTGAGGGGCAGCCTGATCCTGATCAATCTGGACTGTTCTCATCACCTCAAACCAGAGGAGGGCTGGAGACAAGTGAAATTGACCTTAGCTCACCTCTTAACTATGCTACGCCAAGTTCAAGAGCTGGTGGTACCCCAGCTGGTAGTCTGTATCCTCTAATAGAAGTATTTGCATTTGTGtttaaaatttgcatgattATGCTGTGTGGTTTTTAACAGAAATAACTAAAAGAAGTTGAATAAGGGGAATGGGATCTGATGAATTTTTGCTTAGGATACTTAGCTTgaattgtaaaataaaattgcaCCAGTGTATCAAGTATTGGAAGTAACATATTTTATAACACCAAGCCTCCTGGTAGAATATAGAATTTGAAGAAGGGCACATTATGTAGGAAAAATGGAAGAACATTTGGTAAATTGTTAACAATTTTTCATAAGATGAATAAACAGAAACTGTAATTATTAgaactttttaaattagctacattttgtttaaaagcttGTTAGCTTTGAGTCAACATTTGAGAATATAGTTTTGTCCAAATTCTGTGCTTTTCCAAATGAATTTGAGAATTCCTTGTGAGCCTATTATTTGCTGTGATTCAAGGTCAATTTAGCAATATTGTATGCTAGCACAATGCCAGTAATCGTGAACAACAGGCTGACCAACAGCCCAAGTATGCAGCTGCAGAGAATAATCTGAGTTTGATTGAACCTACATGAAACCATTGATAGTCTCAGTTTCCTTAACTAAAGATCAGAGCTGGTACACCAATCCGACATCGTAGTGATATTCGCAGTGACAGGCGATTGCGTCAAGTTAATCTGGGAGAAAATCAACCAGTAAGTAACTTACACCAATTTTATAGGTTGAGATATGCATTCTTGTTCCCTTTTTCTAGggttcaaataaaataaaatttttttttgtctcttagCCGTCTGATACCACTGATCAGCCAACTGGACCTACTAGTGATGTTGCCACAGCTCCTGCATTGGTCATCTGGGGAACAGATGTTGTTGTGAGTGAcactaaggagaaattcagaaAATTTGTCTGTGACTTTGTTGACGAAGATGCTGAGGATATGGGCGAGGGATTTGATCCCCTTTTGCCAGTCTACTTGCAACGCCTTGATGAGGTAATTACTATTGTTATGGCCTTGTGAACTGTTGCTTTTTCTTAAAGCTCCACTAAAATGGTGATCTGGATCtcctttttatttctgtgaCAAATAGATTATTTGATGAGTCATCTTGAAATATTTGGAATCTGGACATTCTCATTTGTTTCTTAACATGCAAACACAAGGGTCAACAAAAAGACCTGTATTGTTACCTGAAGCTGAAGCCCTGAATAACTTCatattatgaaaaaacaaaaacatctttttgcAAGCCAAAGTAGGCATTTGCAACTAGTCTTCTCATACACTATTATGTTGTTAGATTACAGTACATTTACAATGGTACCTTGATAAAATCTAGCCTCTCTACATATTTCATTTAGTTTGAAAACCATTGATTAGCACTGTCtaacataaaatattttcatgcagATCCACGTATTGGAGACACCTTTCTTGAACATTGATTGTGGTCATCTGAAGACATTTGATGCTGATTTATACAGGCAATTGATCTGTTATCCGCAAGAAGTGATTCCTACCTTTGATATGGCTGTGAATGAGgtgttctttgaaaaataccctGATGCCCAGTTGCAACATCAAATCCAGgtgaattaatatttaaaatgcaaaagGAATTTGTTATTAGAGTAAAAAGATGGTAAGTTATAGCTTACagtggacaaagaaaaaattctgagtccccatgaggactcagaattttttcttcatcctgCACCTCtgacaagacaaaacaaatcttTAACTATGAATTCGTTATTAtcataatatttttttgatgttgATGACCATCACATTTAaagattaattaatttaattttcatttttaggtcAGAACTTTTAATGTTGACAAAACCAAGAATATGAGGTCACTTAACCCTGAAGgtaaaaggaaacattgatttGGAGTATTTTGTGTATGTATCTTTAAATCAATACATATTAATTTGTTGTCTTATATTGcattgtattaattttttataaatattaattttttttatcatgtagaCATTGATACACTGATTACAATCAGTGGAATGGTGATAAGGACATCTCAGGTGATACCAGAGATGAGGGAAGGTGAGAAAGACTCGAAATTTTTGCACAAAGATGAAACTTTTTATTTCCTAATTTCTTTCTTGTCCTCTGTGTCAGCTTTCCAACTTTTTCCTGTTGCACCACCCATAAACAACATGGTGGGAAAAGCaaacttgaattaaatttaaatccTCTGGTAGAATCCAATAAATTGGAGGTTCTTGAATCCAAAATCTCCTCAAAAGCTACTTCATAACCTCCATGTATCTTGATTAAGACATTGCAGAAGAGTTCTTTGTTAACTCTTCACTTTGTTTTCTGATCCTCAGCTTTCTTCCAGTGTTATGTTTGCCATGCATCAGTATCAGTGGAAATTGATAGAGGTCGCATTTCTGAACCTGCCTTATGTCGTAATTGTAACACAAACCACAGTATGGTCCTGATTCATAACAGATCACAGTATACTGACAAACAAATCACCAAGCTACAGGAATCccctggtaaaaaaaaacatattaacttgttttttaagtaaattaAGGATCCttgatttatttgttcataATCATACATAAGTGAAGAAttgatattttggttttatctatAGCATTATTCAGCCTTTGATCAACAGGGGGCTGATTCagggtttcaaaatgttttgaagtaggcATCAGACTCTGCAAAAGTAGGTGATTGTGAAAAGttcatcaaccctttaactcccagatcaagtttgttattctccttactgtcaaccatacaattcatataatattagttcagagaattaagtattggattaactaattatccccaaattgatatttttcttcattctcatcacttatctggttgatgttgtaaggagaaattctgtcttggtcactcatgggagttatagggtCAAGGACCAGAAGGAAATTATATTGACCAGAGTAACTGGCAACATGTTATCAAGTAACCAGAAGAACTCTGGTGATAGCCAGCTTGTTTTAAAACCCCTGCTGATTGTTAAGACCATTTACAAGGACTTGATCACCATTGCCATCTCAATTTCTTGCCCTAGGTTACAAATTTGTTCTAAACCCTgccacaatttttctttctcagatgACATGCCCCCAGGACAGACTCCACACACTATCATGTTATTCTCCCACAATGACCTGGTGGATGCAGTACAGCCTGGAGACAGGTACATTGTAAAGGAGCAATTAAGTCATTATGCACAGATTCTTAAAGACAGCCATGTCACAGTATCTCTTGTCATTTTCTGCCCAGAAAATAATTACCCCTAACTTAAAAGAGATCCTGAAGTACTTGTTTGGTAAGATAGAAATACAGTCTTGAATGACTTCAGACTGAGTgttttaaattgataaaaagtggtaagtttctgaagaaattgtggtgctgcattgttgggaagagggggggggggttgataatgtaaattggcagTTGTAGAGAGCGCATGAAGTTTTgaatgttaaccctttgacagaTCAGAGCCTTCTtttcactctgatgaagggctaatgcttgaaatgtcagctttagaaactcttggTGAATGTTTTAAAGGTGCACCAACAATAAAGAAACCTCTATACAAGTATGCCTTGAAATATTGATGTTTTGGTTTACAGCTACAGTTTGAAGTCATTCTTTTAGTTAGTAAATTCACAAGCATGAAGGTAGTGACATGAGGAAATTATTTTGCATGCTTGACAATCTTTCAGTGAATATATTTTTATGCACAATTCCCATGCTTTACCATTGGTCTACAATCTTATCAGGGTCACAGTGACAGGAATTTACAGAGCCACTCCTATGCGTGTGAATCCACGTCAAAGAAATGTGAAAGCTGTTTACAAGACATACATTGATGTGATCCATTTCAAGAAAACAGACAAGAAAAGGCTTTATTCTAAAGACCCTGATGGGTAGGAACTGGtttaatatgaaaattatatatcTCACCCTTGAACCGTTTAACGCTCAGAAGTGATTATagtgtaatttctccctaccaTATCCATAGATTATCAAGTAAACAGGTAATTaaaacactcaaacttatcaggtacaagttgttatcttgatctaatgcCAATTTTTCATTactaagttacaaggaaatgtgtagcagctagaggggagaattaacaatcagatcttgggagttagagggttaagggTTTCTTGGTTTGAATCTTCTTCCCTTGCCTTCTCTTATGTTGGTTATTGTTGGATTGTATTTCAGAGTTGTTACATTTTCACAAGAGAGAGTAGAGCAATTACAGCAGTTGTCCAAACAACCTGATATTTATGAGAGACTTGCCAAGGCCCTTGGTTAGTAACAACAGAGTTTATAACTTCTGTCTGATTTTCTGTCCATGTGATGTTGACTAGACGAACATTCATTACATACTCTAATAACACAATGAAACTAATtagttttctaattttaattttgtagcCCCAAGCATTTATGAAAATGAAGATATCAAAAAGGGAATTCTCTGTCAGTTGTTTGGAGGAGCAAACAAAGATTTTGCTGACACTGGGAGAGGAAAGTTCAGGTTAGTTCATAGCTTTACCTTGATCTTGCACATTTTGATTCTTCAACAACAAAATTACTTTAAGCAGTTTCAGCAGCAAAAAGCAGCAAGTAGTATTACCATTGCCCCTCCTCCCTGGACCAGGTACTATTCCTTTGTAGTGCTACCCACCATTATATATTCTTTTGACTCTTTGGGTCAAGAGAGCCACCATgagaatgaaatgttttttgtcCTGGTTAGAGGTTGGGCCCAGTCCTTACATTTTCTAGTGCACTGTATCAGGCCACTTCAACCACCATTTCCAACTGTATGTCTATCTACTTGTGTTATTCTAGATCAGAGGTCAACATTCTCCTTTGTGGTGATCCTGGAACAAGCAAGTCTCAGTTGTTACAGGTTGGTATTGAATGGAAAGCACATTCAGAGGGACAAACTTTTAGATCTTTCTTGATTGGCTATTGTTCCACTCTGGCTTATTCCAGGAGATGTAGCACAAACTTACATTTACACTTGCCCTTTGCAATTGGAACTGCTGGTTCTCTAGAGGACTGTTGTTTACCTTTATGACATAAGAAAACATAACTGTCTCTAAGTTCCAGGCACTGATGGTGtggaaatcattttaaatagaCTGCTGATGAAGGATGTTAAAAGGAAGTAGTTAAAAGGAACagtgaacaaaacattttcattttgtgtttacAGTATGTGCATAACCTTGTTCCTCGTGGTCAGTACACTTCTGGGAAGGGTTCTTCAGCTGTGGGTTTGACTGCGTATGTCACTAGAGACCCAGAGACAAGACAACTGGTACTACAGACGTACGTGCATCAAGTCAAATTGCTTTTTATCTTATTGCACtttattttacaaggaaatgggaATTCCTTGTTTGcctggctgactggctgactctTTTAAacctaagagtgaccagtatctaatctctccttacagtaatattgCTTTATCATTCactaaaataaaggaaatgatcataattgttttaataaattctccttgtcagtaccgaaggaaatttttacaaaagaGTATGGAGCATATGAATACTAATTTtgggttgtaaagggttaaggggcCATTTGAAAGTTGTTTCAAATTATTGCTTCTGTTTTTGGTCAAGAGTGAATGATTTTGCAGCAGCAgggaatttttttgtcatgctaTTGTTGTTGCATTTAATGGAATTTATTAAACTTTCTGCTCAGTTAGAGTGACTGTCTTTTTATTTCTAGGGGTGCTCTAGTGTTGAGTGACAATGGCATCTGCTGTATTGATGAGTTTgacaagatgaatgacagcACCAGAGCTGTCCTTCATGAAGTCATGGTAAGAGGTTAACAGTGATTTTATAGAAATAAAGTTAAACTAGAGAAACCATACTCCGACTTTACTTTCAAGTTGCTGCAGCCTACTTATTTTTATGTAGTGAAATTGAATGGAGGGTGAAGATGATGATTTTGACCCAGGTATacaccagaaaaaaattgtaatatatCTAATTGTACTTATGTACATTTGAATGTGTAATTAAAGGAATTGGAGTGGAAATTAACTTGTTCCTTTTCTTGAAGTTGTAA
This region of Pocillopora verrucosa isolate sample1 chromosome 3, ASM3666991v2, whole genome shotgun sequence genomic DNA includes:
- the LOC131772323 gene encoding DNA replication licensing factor mcm4-A-like codes for the protein MSAPSTPRGRKRSRGSPPPSDASTTSTRSTRSNRRGSRATSPTAAPAVSPPSQRRRVDEPSSPLPLAPTSPSEGQPDPDQSGLFSSPQTRGGLETSEIDLSSPLNYATPSSRAGGTPAGSLAGTPIRHRSDIRSDRRLRQVNLGENQPPSDTTDQPTGPTSDVATAPALVIWGTDVVVSDTKEKFRKFVCDFVDEDAEDMGEGFDPLLPVYLQRLDEIHVLETPFLNIDCGHLKTFDADLYRQLICYPQEVIPTFDMAVNEVFFEKYPDAQLQHQIQVRTFNVDKTKNMRSLNPEDIDTLITISGMVIRTSQVIPEMREAFFQCYVCHASVSVEIDRGRISEPALCRNCNTNHSMVLIHNRSQYTDKQITKLQESPDDMPPGQTPHTIMLFSHNDLVDAVQPGDRVTVTGIYRATPMRVNPRQRNVKAVYKTYIDVIHFKKTDKKRLYSKDPDGVVTFSQERVEQLQQLSKQPDIYERLAKALAPSIYENEDIKKGILCQLFGGANKDFADTGRGKFRSEVNILLCGDPGTSKSQLLQYVHNLVPRGQYTSGKGSSAVGLTAYVTRDPETRQLVLQTGALVLSDNGICCIDEFDKMNDSTRAVLHEVMEQQTLSIAKAGIICQLNARTSILAAANPVKSQWDPKMTTVENIQLPHTLLSRFDLIFLMLDPQDELYDRRLATHLVSLYHQTQEEEEEEYLDMSILKDYIAYARSYVNPKLSEEAAQYLIQAYVEMRQVGSSRGAVTAYPRQLESLIRLAEAHARMRLSSKVENVDVEEARRLHREALKQSATDPKTGLIDVNILTTGLSVSDRKRRLEIAKALKELLQSKGKTPTVKYQQTYEELREASDLPISREQFDDALKILRDEDFLIVTGRTAIRLM